One genomic window of Streptomonospora nanhaiensis includes the following:
- a CDS encoding glycosyltransferase family 9 protein, with translation MTAPAPAPAAPRGGTALVARLDNVGDVLLAGPAVRAVAAGADRVVMLAGPRGRAAADLLPGVDRVIEWCAPWIDPEPRPVAAAHTDALVAAVRAEAPSAALILTSFHQSALPLALLLRLAGVPWIGAVSDDYPGSLLDLRHPGDWGAPEARRMLGLAEAAGYQLPPGDRGAPAVRGPLPDTAHLAGPPGYVAVHPGASAAARAVPRRLAAATVAALAERGHRVVVTGGDRERADTAAVAGGAALDLGGRTKLIELAGVLAGASVLVSGNTGAAHLAAAVGTPVVSVFAPVVPASAWAPQGVPVRLLSDQHAPCRGTRARDCPVPGHPCVSGLTPDDILAAVADFTGDPT, from the coding sequence ATGACCGCCCCCGCCCCCGCCCCGGCGGCGCCCCGCGGCGGCACCGCCCTGGTCGCCCGCCTCGACAACGTCGGCGACGTGCTGCTGGCCGGGCCCGCCGTGCGCGCGGTCGCCGCCGGAGCCGACCGCGTCGTCATGCTCGCCGGGCCGCGCGGGCGCGCCGCCGCCGACCTCCTGCCCGGTGTCGACCGCGTCATCGAGTGGTGCGCGCCCTGGATCGACCCCGAGCCGCGGCCGGTCGCCGCGGCCCACACCGACGCCCTCGTCGCCGCCGTGCGCGCCGAGGCGCCCTCGGCCGCGCTGATCCTGACGTCCTTCCACCAGTCGGCGCTGCCGCTGGCCCTCCTGCTGCGCCTGGCCGGCGTGCCCTGGATCGGCGCCGTCAGCGACGACTACCCCGGCTCCCTGCTGGACCTGCGCCACCCCGGAGACTGGGGCGCCCCCGAGGCCCGCCGCATGCTCGGCCTCGCCGAGGCCGCCGGATACCAACTGCCGCCCGGCGACCGGGGAGCCCCGGCCGTGCGCGGCCCGCTGCCCGACACCGCCCACCTGGCCGGGCCGCCCGGCTACGTCGCCGTGCACCCCGGCGCCTCGGCCGCCGCCCGCGCCGTGCCCCGCCGCCTGGCCGCCGCCACCGTGGCCGCCCTGGCCGAGCGGGGGCACCGCGTCGTGGTCACCGGCGGCGACCGCGAGCGCGCCGACACCGCCGCCGTGGCCGGCGGCGCGGCCCTGGACCTCGGCGGGCGCACCAAGCTGATCGAACTCGCCGGCGTGCTGGCCGGCGCATCGGTGCTCGTCAGCGGCAACACCGGCGCCGCGCACCTGGCCGCCGCCGTGGGCACCCCCGTGGTCTCGGTGTTCGCGCCGGTCGTGCCCGCCTCCGCCTGGGCGCCCCAGGGGGTGCCCGTGCGCCTGCTCAGCGACCAGCACGCCCCCTGCCGCGGCACCCGCGCCCGCGACTGCCCGGTACCCGGCCACCCCTGCGTTTCCGGCCTCACCCCCGACGACATCCTCGCCGCCGTCGCCGACTTCACGGGAGACCCGACATGA
- a CDS encoding HAD-IIIA family hydrolase has translation MPGPTAQPRQDTAYSVVVPTVGRPELPRALRPLLGGGAAAPAEIVVVDDRPHPGPPLPGTGHPAVRVLRSGGRGPACARDLGWRATRTPWVVFLDDDVVPDPDWTTALAADLASAGGHVGGVQGRIEVPPPPGRRPTDAERGTLGLAGAAWITADMAYRRTALEAVDGFDRRFRRAYREDTDIALRVLDAGFALGQGRRRCVHPVRDAGLWRSVAAQAGNADDVLMRRLHGRRWRERVAEPPGRFPRHAAATAVLVSAVAAGALAAAASAAADRRAAAEHAADRRAGVAGLAVALLLLRSVSRTAALTRAAAGAAARPAPRALAGTAATALAARALPAPLAVAAAATLLRPRRAPARARDAAAARSARFAAPGRAAGSAARAALAVPARGAAAAAPTAAALGRRLRAAAPGPRRPVPLRRAAGAAAVLGARPVPAPAAAAAAAALLTPRRAAASAARPRRIARASGAAAAGLGLLWLAMTAEFAWRRIAPGPRTPAEILRMVVTSALIPPAACAHRLAGEWRHRRARPHRARPVKAVLFDRDGTLVHDVPYNADPAKVRPVEGARQALDRVRAAGLRVGVVSNQSGVARGRITPDQLQAVNAAVESRLGPFDVWCVCPHGEADGCDCRKPRPGLVHQAAAALGVDPGECVVIGDIGADMAAARAAGARGILVPNGRTRPEETAAAPETAPHLADAVRRVLRAEAR, from the coding sequence GTGCCCGGCCCCACCGCGCAGCCCCGGCAGGACACCGCCTACTCCGTGGTCGTTCCCACGGTCGGGCGGCCCGAGCTGCCCCGCGCCCTGCGCCCGCTGCTGGGCGGGGGAGCGGCCGCCCCCGCCGAGATCGTCGTCGTCGACGACCGCCCCCACCCCGGCCCGCCGCTGCCCGGCACCGGCCATCCGGCGGTGCGGGTGCTGCGCTCGGGCGGGCGGGGGCCCGCCTGCGCCCGCGACCTCGGCTGGCGCGCCACCCGCACCCCGTGGGTGGTCTTCCTCGACGACGACGTGGTGCCCGACCCCGACTGGACCACCGCGCTGGCGGCCGACCTCGCCTCGGCGGGCGGCCACGTGGGCGGTGTCCAGGGCCGCATCGAGGTCCCGCCGCCGCCCGGACGCCGGCCCACCGACGCCGAACGCGGCACCCTCGGCCTGGCCGGAGCCGCGTGGATCACCGCCGACATGGCCTACCGCCGTACGGCGCTGGAGGCGGTCGACGGCTTCGACCGCCGCTTCCGCCGCGCCTACCGCGAGGACACCGACATCGCCCTGCGCGTGCTCGACGCCGGGTTCGCCCTGGGCCAGGGGCGGCGCCGGTGCGTCCACCCCGTGCGCGACGCCGGGCTGTGGCGCAGTGTCGCCGCCCAGGCGGGCAACGCCGACGACGTGCTCATGCGCCGCCTGCACGGGCGGCGCTGGCGCGAACGCGTGGCCGAGCCGCCCGGCCGGTTCCCGCGCCACGCGGCGGCCACCGCCGTCCTGGTCAGCGCCGTGGCCGCCGGAGCGCTCGCCGCCGCGGCCTCGGCCGCGGCCGACCGCCGCGCCGCCGCCGAACACGCGGCCGACCGCCGCGCCGGGGTCGCCGGGCTGGCCGTCGCCCTGCTGCTGCTCCGCTCGGTTTCGCGGACCGCCGCGCTGACCCGCGCCGCCGCGGGCGCCGCCGCCCGCCCCGCCCCGCGCGCCCTTGCGGGCACCGCCGCCACCGCCCTGGCCGCCCGCGCCCTGCCGGCACCGCTCGCCGTCGCCGCGGCCGCCACCCTCCTGCGCCCCCGCCGCGCGCCCGCGCGCGCCCGCGACGCCGCCGCGGCGCGCTCCGCCCGTTTCGCGGCACCCGGCCGCGCCGCCGGCAGCGCCGCCCGCGCGGCCCTCGCCGTGCCCGCCCGCGGCGCCGCCGCGGCCGCGCCGACGGCGGCAGCCCTGGGCCGCCGGCTCCGGGCCGCGGCGCCCGGCCCGCGGCGGCCGGTGCCCTTAAGGCGCGCGGCCGGCGCCGCCGCCGTGCTGGGGGCGCGGCCGGTCCCGGCGCCCGCGGCCGCCGCCGCGGCGGCCGCCCTGCTGACCCCCCGCCGCGCCGCCGCGTCCGCGGCGCGCCCCCGCCGCATCGCCCGCGCCTCCGGCGCGGCCGCCGCCGGACTGGGGCTCCTCTGGCTCGCCATGACCGCCGAGTTCGCCTGGCGACGCATCGCGCCCGGCCCGCGCACACCCGCCGAGATCCTGCGTATGGTCGTGACCAGCGCCCTCATCCCGCCCGCCGCGTGCGCGCACCGGCTGGCGGGGGAGTGGCGACACCGCCGCGCCCGCCCCCACCGGGCCCGGCCCGTCAAGGCCGTGCTCTTCGACCGCGACGGCACGCTCGTCCACGACGTCCCCTACAACGCCGACCCCGCCAAGGTCCGGCCGGTCGAGGGCGCCCGCCAGGCGCTCGACCGCGTCCGCGCCGCCGGACTGCGGGTGGGCGTGGTCAGCAACCAGTCGGGCGTGGCGCGCGGCCGCATCACCCCCGACCAGCTCCAGGCCGTCAACGCCGCCGTGGAGTCCCGGCTGGGCCCCTTCGACGTGTGGTGCGTGTGCCCCCACGGCGAGGCCGACGGCTGCGACTGCCGCAAGCCCCGCCCGGGCCTCGTCCACCAGGCCGCCGCCGCCCTGGGGGTGGACCCCGGCGAGTGCGTCGTCATCGGCGACATCGGCGCCGACATGGCGGCCGCCCGCGCGGCCGGCGCCCGGGGCATCCTGGTGCCCAACGGCCGCACCCGCCCCGAGGAGACCGCCGCCGCACCCGAGACCGCGCCGCACCTGGCCGACGCGGTGCGCCGCGTGCTCCGGGCGGAGGCGCGATGA
- a CDS encoding carbamoyltransferase family protein encodes MRFLGINAVFHDPAAALVVDGQTVAAAEEERFSRRKHGKQPVPFSAWELPEQAARWCLEAAGITPADLDGVAYSYDPALVRPELDRLDPAWEDLRTLYARRAPQFLATALPGLDPDRVVFVPHHVAHAASAGLAAPPVQGRRDRAVFVADGRGEDAAHLAGAYRDGELEVLARQSLPHSLGLIYEDLTDHLGFQRSSDEYKVMALASSGTPRFLGELRELIRPTGDGLVHTEPIDFSAFAKRRAKDADLAAEHADLAASMQHRLEEVLLDLVTWLHERTGLRDLAMAGGVALNCVANTRVFADGPFDDVWVQPAAGDAGTALGGALHLARAAGEPVAPMPGADLGRGWSEADCAAALDRAGLRYERPADLADTVAAALARNELVAWFQGRSEYGPRALGRRSLLANPMHAANLDRLNDVKGRESFRPVAPMVRAERAAEIFRRGPLPSPYMLFVHDVADDWRDRVPAVVHTDGTARVQTVDSSDPLLERMLHRFEERTGVPVVVNTSLNTAGRPMVDSPRDVLECFGSSPIDLLAIGPFVVRRAHITEGR; translated from the coding sequence ATGCGGTTCCTCGGTATCAACGCCGTTTTCCACGATCCCGCCGCCGCTCTCGTCGTCGACGGCCAGACCGTGGCCGCCGCCGAGGAGGAGCGGTTCAGCCGGCGCAAGCACGGCAAGCAGCCGGTCCCGTTCTCGGCCTGGGAGCTTCCCGAACAGGCCGCGCGCTGGTGCCTGGAGGCCGCGGGGATCACCCCCGCCGACCTCGACGGCGTCGCCTACTCCTACGACCCCGCCCTGGTGCGGCCCGAGCTGGACCGGCTCGACCCCGCCTGGGAGGACCTGCGCACCCTTTATGCCCGCCGCGCCCCCCAGTTCCTGGCCACCGCGCTGCCCGGCCTCGACCCCGACCGCGTCGTCTTCGTGCCCCACCACGTGGCGCACGCCGCCTCCGCCGGGCTGGCCGCGCCCCCCGTCCAGGGCCGCCGCGACCGCGCGGTGTTCGTCGCCGACGGCCGGGGCGAGGACGCCGCCCACCTGGCCGGCGCCTACCGCGACGGCGAGCTGGAGGTCCTGGCCCGGCAGAGCCTGCCGCACTCCCTCGGGCTGATCTACGAGGACCTCACCGACCACCTGGGCTTCCAGCGCTCCAGCGACGAGTACAAGGTCATGGCCCTGGCGTCCTCGGGCACCCCCCGGTTCCTGGGCGAGCTGCGGGAGCTGATCCGCCCCACCGGCGACGGCCTGGTCCACACCGAGCCCATCGACTTCTCCGCGTTCGCCAAGCGCCGCGCCAAGGACGCCGACCTCGCCGCCGAGCACGCCGACCTCGCCGCCAGCATGCAGCACCGCCTCGAAGAGGTCCTGCTCGACCTGGTCACCTGGCTGCACGAACGCACCGGCCTGCGCGACCTCGCCATGGCCGGCGGCGTCGCCCTCAACTGCGTCGCCAACACCCGCGTCTTCGCCGACGGCCCGTTCGACGACGTCTGGGTGCAGCCGGCCGCCGGCGACGCCGGCACCGCGCTGGGCGGCGCCCTGCACCTGGCCCGCGCCGCGGGCGAGCCCGTCGCGCCGATGCCCGGCGCCGACCTCGGCCGGGGCTGGAGCGAGGCCGACTGCGCCGCCGCCCTCGACCGCGCCGGCCTGCGCTACGAGCGCCCCGCCGACCTCGCCGACACCGTCGCCGCCGCGCTGGCCCGCAACGAGCTGGTCGCCTGGTTCCAAGGCCGCAGCGAGTACGGCCCCCGCGCGCTGGGCCGCCGCTCGCTGCTGGCCAACCCCATGCACGCCGCCAACCTCGACCGCCTCAACGACGTCAAGGGCCGCGAGAGCTTCCGGCCCGTCGCGCCCATGGTCCGCGCCGAACGCGCGGCCGAGATCTTCCGGCGCGGCCCGCTGCCCAGCCCCTACATGCTGTTCGTGCACGACGTCGCCGATGACTGGCGCGACCGCGTCCCGGCCGTGGTGCACACCGACGGCACCGCGCGCGTGCAGACCGTCGACTCCTCCGATCCGCTGCTGGAGCGCATGCTGCACCGCTTCGAGGAGCGCACCGGGGTGCCGGTGGTCGTCAACACCAGCCTCAACACCGCGGGCCGCCCCATGGTCGACAGCCCCCGCGACGTCCTTGAGTGCTTCGGCTCCTCGCCGATCGACCTGCTGGCCATCGGCCCGTTCGTCGTGCGGCGCGCCCACATCACCGAGGGGCGGTGA
- a CDS encoding glycosyltransferase, producing MTLGELRTAPPAPARTTRTLRILMWHVHGSWTTSFVHGRHRCLLPATPDRGPDGRGRARTWTWPDTAVEVAPERLADEPVDVVVLQRPHELDLAERWLGRRPGRDLPALYVEHNTPQGDVPRTRHPLADRSDIPVVHVTHFNELFWDCGRAPTTVVEHGVVDPGHRYTGELARAGVAVNEPLRRWRVTGTDLLPRLAQAAPLDVFGMGVADLPARLGLPPDRLRAFDDPPQAAMHDELARRRAYLHPIRWTSLGLSLIEAMLLGLPVLALATTEAREAVPANAGVVTTRVEALCAALRDLVHDPPQAREMGQAARAAALRRYSLDRFLHDWDRLLQEVTR from the coding sequence ATGACCCTGGGCGAACTCCGGACCGCGCCGCCCGCGCCCGCGCGCACCACCCGCACCCTGCGGATCCTGATGTGGCACGTGCACGGTTCGTGGACCACGTCGTTCGTGCACGGCCGGCACCGCTGCCTGCTGCCCGCCACACCCGACCGCGGCCCCGACGGCCGGGGCCGCGCCCGCACCTGGACCTGGCCCGACACCGCCGTGGAGGTCGCCCCCGAACGCCTCGCCGACGAACCCGTCGACGTGGTGGTCCTGCAGCGGCCCCACGAACTCGACCTCGCCGAGCGCTGGCTGGGCCGCCGGCCCGGCCGCGACCTCCCCGCCCTCTACGTCGAGCACAACACCCCCCAGGGCGACGTCCCGCGCACCCGCCACCCGCTGGCCGACCGCTCCGACATCCCCGTCGTCCACGTCACCCACTTCAACGAGCTGTTCTGGGACTGCGGCCGCGCGCCCACCACCGTCGTCGAGCACGGCGTGGTCGACCCCGGGCACCGCTACACCGGCGAGCTCGCGCGCGCCGGGGTGGCCGTCAACGAGCCGCTGCGCCGCTGGCGCGTCACCGGCACCGACCTGCTGCCCCGCCTCGCCCAGGCCGCACCGCTGGACGTGTTCGGCATGGGCGTGGCCGACCTTCCCGCCCGGCTGGGCCTGCCGCCCGACCGCCTGCGCGCCTTCGACGACCCTCCCCAGGCCGCCATGCACGACGAGCTCGCCCGGCGGCGGGCCTACCTGCACCCCATCCGCTGGACCTCCCTGGGCCTGTCGCTCATCGAGGCGATGCTCCTGGGGCTGCCCGTCCTCGCGCTCGCCACCACCGAGGCGCGCGAGGCCGTACCGGCCAACGCGGGGGTCGTGACCACCCGCGTCGAGGCGCTGTGCGCCGCGCTGCGCGACCTGGTCCACGACCCGCCGCAGGCGCGGGAGATGGGACAGGCCGCCCGCGCCGCCGCACTGCGCCGCTACTCGCTCGACCGGTTCCTCCACGACTGGGACCGGCTTCTCCAGGAGGTGACACGATGA
- a CDS encoding D-sedoheptulose-7-phosphate isomerase, which produces MHARLRELRSVLDRVDADRVEQWGRRLGRELPRGRRLLACGNGGSAAEAQHLTAELTGRFRGERVPLSAIALHADTSSVTAIANDYGYREVFARQVRAHGRPGDILVCLSTSGASENIVAAAAAAREIGMTTWALTGEAPSALLAACDDAVRVPSADSATVQEVHLSLIHLLCAAVDDTCAAAVPAPAHAARLAEDGSA; this is translated from the coding sequence ATGCACGCCCGCCTGCGCGAACTGCGCAGTGTCCTGGACCGCGTCGACGCCGACCGCGTCGAGCAGTGGGGCCGCCGCCTCGGCCGGGAGCTGCCCCGGGGCCGCCGGCTGCTGGCCTGCGGCAACGGCGGCAGCGCCGCCGAGGCCCAGCACCTCACCGCCGAACTCACCGGCCGCTTCCGCGGCGAGCGCGTGCCGCTGTCGGCCATCGCGCTGCACGCCGATACCTCCAGCGTCACCGCCATCGCCAACGACTACGGCTACCGCGAGGTGTTCGCCCGCCAGGTCCGCGCCCACGGGCGCCCCGGCGACATCCTCGTGTGCCTGTCCACCAGCGGGGCCAGCGAGAACATCGTCGCCGCGGCGGCCGCCGCCCGCGAGATCGGCATGACCACCTGGGCGCTCACCGGCGAGGCCCCCAGCGCGCTGCTGGCGGCCTGCGACGACGCCGTGCGCGTGCCCTCCGCCGACTCCGCCACCGTGCAGGAGGTCCACCTGTCGCTGATCCACCTGCTGTGCGCGGCGGTCGACGACACCTGCGCCGCCGCGGTGCCCGCACCCGCGCACGCCGCGCGGCTGGCCGAGGACGGCTCGGCGTGA
- a CDS encoding glycosyltransferase, which produces MRIAMVSEHASPLALLGEEDTGGQNVHVAELARALGARGHEVTVHTRRSDPGAPATADFAPGVRVHHVDAGPPEPVGKDDLPRYMPEFARHLADEWDRDRPDIVHAHYWMSGRAALDAAAATGVPVVQTFHALGAEKRRHQGPEDTSPAEREDTEFDIAHQAALVIATSSEERRELRTWNVPGERIAVVPCAVDPERFRPEGPAAPRGERPRILCLGRLVPRKGMCTVIGALAAVPEAELVIAGGAPPERMDTDPQIGRLREAAEAAGVAERVRFTGGVARQDVPALLRSADLAVNVPWYEPFGMSTVEAMACGVAVIASHVGGHLDTVVQGVTGRLVPPREPRALAFWLRTLLADPVTRESLGIAAADRAAVRYTWPLVACQTEECYERVLRERGHEVPALAGAPNATDTPTGGI; this is translated from the coding sequence ATGAGGATCGCCATGGTCTCCGAGCACGCCAGCCCGCTGGCGCTGCTCGGAGAAGAGGACACCGGCGGCCAGAACGTGCACGTCGCCGAGCTGGCCCGGGCCCTGGGCGCGCGCGGCCACGAGGTGACCGTCCACACCCGCCGCAGCGACCCCGGCGCCCCGGCCACGGCCGACTTCGCGCCCGGGGTGCGCGTGCACCACGTCGACGCCGGCCCGCCCGAACCGGTCGGCAAGGACGACCTGCCCCGGTACATGCCGGAGTTCGCCCGCCACCTGGCCGACGAATGGGACCGCGACCGGCCCGACATCGTGCACGCCCACTACTGGATGAGCGGCCGGGCCGCCCTCGACGCCGCCGCGGCCACCGGCGTACCCGTCGTGCAGACCTTCCACGCCCTGGGCGCCGAGAAGCGCCGCCACCAGGGCCCCGAGGACACCAGCCCCGCCGAGCGCGAGGACACCGAGTTCGACATCGCCCACCAGGCGGCCCTGGTGATCGCGACCTCCTCGGAGGAGCGCCGCGAACTGCGCACCTGGAACGTCCCCGGCGAGCGCATCGCGGTGGTGCCCTGCGCCGTCGACCCCGAGCGGTTCCGCCCCGAGGGCCCGGCCGCCCCGCGCGGCGAGCGCCCCCGCATCCTGTGCCTGGGCCGGCTGGTGCCCCGCAAGGGCATGTGCACCGTCATCGGCGCCCTGGCCGCCGTGCCCGAGGCCGAACTCGTCATCGCCGGCGGCGCCCCGCCCGAGCGCATGGACACCGACCCGCAGATCGGGCGGCTGCGCGAGGCCGCCGAGGCCGCCGGGGTGGCCGAGCGCGTCCGGTTCACCGGAGGCGTGGCCCGCCAGGACGTCCCCGCGCTGCTGCGCTCGGCCGACCTCGCGGTCAACGTCCCCTGGTACGAGCCCTTCGGCATGAGCACCGTCGAGGCCATGGCCTGCGGCGTGGCGGTGATCGCCTCCCACGTCGGCGGCCACCTCGACACCGTGGTGCAGGGGGTCACCGGCCGGCTCGTGCCGCCGCGCGAGCCCCGCGCCCTGGCGTTCTGGCTGCGCACCCTGCTCGCCGACCCCGTCACCCGCGAGAGCCTGGGCATCGCCGCCGCCGACCGCGCGGCCGTGCGCTACACCTGGCCGCTGGTGGCCTGCCAGACCGAGGAGTGCTACGAGCGCGTCCTGCGCGAGCGCGGACACGAGGTCCCCGCCCTCGCCGGCGCTCCCAACGCCACCGACACCCCCACAGGAGGCATCTGA
- a CDS encoding ATP-dependent Clp protease ATP-binding subunit — MSHDFPAGGFDPRSFEEFLARFFGSAGARRSTQRVDLSKLMDDAMREVVSAAISRASQTDGTDLDAAHLLWALLSYAPAADLVQRTGADPEELAAAAAGEAERAPTAGPGVPALTPAAKRTLLDAHQIARALGRSYIAPEHMLFALAVNAESRVGRLLNGAGVTPESLQAAARQAGAPGAGAAGRGTGEGGAGGAGATPNLEEFGTDMTALAEEGRLDPVMGRDEEVEQTIEVLARRRKNNPVLIGDPGVGKTAIVEGIAQRIADNDVPDTLSGHRLIQLDLAGVVAGTRYRGDFEERVRNLIEEIRGDDRLLIFIDELHTVVGAGGAEGAVSAGNMLKPALARGELHMIGATTLDEYRQNIEKDAALERRFQPVLVSEPSVEDTVEILRGLRDRYEAHHQVRFSDDSLVAAAQLSDRYVSDRFLPDKAIDLVDQAGARVRLRAKRPSVDVQQLEERLRDLEARKEQAVREEDYEAASEARDEIRRTREEIGRTRDSGPEQVPEVGVDDIAEVVSRITSIPVSQLTQEERERLTGLEERLHQRVVGQDEAVRAVAEAVRRSRAGLASPDRPIGSFLFLGPTGVGKTELARALAEALFGSQERMVRFDMSEFQERHTAARLVGAPPGYVGYEEAGQLTEAVRRQPYTVVLLDEVEKAHPDIFNLLLQLLDDGRLTDGQGRTVDFRNVVVIMTSNLGSEFVTGGGPIGFTGEMTGERGTQDRIMARLREEFRPEFLNRIDEIIVFSPLSDDQLGRITRLLLDETERRLHAQDIGIEFTDTAVQWLAAAGHQPEYGARPLARTIQRSVGNRLSSMLLGGEVAPGDRVLVEVGDDGLEFAVDRSHRRMAESAAGPPR, encoded by the coding sequence ATGTCGCACGACTTCCCGGCCGGCGGGTTCGACCCGCGCTCCTTCGAGGAGTTCCTGGCGCGGTTCTTCGGCTCGGCCGGCGCCCGGCGCTCCACCCAGCGCGTGGACCTGTCCAAGCTCATGGACGACGCCATGCGCGAGGTCGTCTCGGCGGCCATCTCGCGCGCCTCGCAGACCGACGGCACCGACCTGGACGCCGCGCACCTGCTGTGGGCGCTGCTGAGCTACGCCCCGGCCGCCGACCTGGTGCAGCGCACCGGCGCCGACCCCGAGGAGTTGGCCGCCGCCGCGGCCGGGGAGGCCGAGCGCGCGCCCACGGCCGGCCCCGGCGTGCCGGCCCTCACCCCGGCGGCCAAGCGCACCCTGCTGGACGCCCACCAGATCGCCCGGGCCCTGGGCCGCTCCTACATCGCCCCCGAGCACATGCTGTTCGCCCTGGCCGTCAACGCGGAGTCGCGCGTGGGGCGGCTGCTCAACGGCGCCGGCGTCACGCCGGAGTCGCTGCAGGCGGCCGCCCGCCAGGCCGGCGCGCCGGGCGCGGGCGCGGCCGGGCGCGGCACCGGGGAAGGCGGCGCCGGCGGCGCGGGCGCCACCCCCAACCTGGAGGAGTTCGGCACCGACATGACCGCCCTGGCCGAGGAGGGGCGGCTGGACCCGGTGATGGGCCGCGACGAGGAGGTCGAGCAGACCATCGAGGTGCTGGCCCGCCGCCGCAAGAACAACCCGGTGCTGATCGGCGACCCCGGCGTGGGCAAGACCGCCATCGTCGAGGGGATCGCCCAGCGCATCGCCGACAACGACGTCCCCGACACCCTGAGCGGGCACCGGCTCATCCAGCTCGACCTGGCCGGCGTGGTGGCGGGCACCCGCTACCGGGGGGACTTCGAGGAGCGGGTCCGCAACCTCATCGAGGAGATCCGCGGCGACGACCGGCTGCTCATCTTCATCGACGAACTGCACACCGTGGTGGGCGCCGGCGGCGCCGAGGGCGCGGTCAGCGCGGGCAACATGCTCAAGCCGGCCCTGGCGCGCGGCGAGCTGCACATGATCGGCGCCACGACGCTGGACGAGTACCGGCAGAACATCGAGAAGGACGCCGCCCTGGAGCGGCGCTTCCAGCCGGTGCTGGTCTCCGAGCCCTCGGTCGAGGACACCGTGGAGATCCTGCGCGGGCTGCGCGACCGCTACGAGGCCCACCACCAGGTCCGCTTCAGCGACGACAGCCTCGTGGCCGCCGCCCAGCTCTCCGACCGCTACGTCTCCGACCGGTTCCTGCCCGACAAGGCCATCGACCTGGTCGACCAGGCCGGGGCGCGGGTGCGGCTGCGCGCCAAGCGGCCCAGCGTCGACGTCCAGCAGCTGGAGGAGCGCCTGCGCGACCTGGAGGCCCGCAAGGAGCAGGCCGTCCGCGAGGAGGACTACGAGGCCGCCTCGGAGGCGCGCGACGAGATCCGGCGCACCCGCGAGGAGATCGGCCGCACCCGCGACTCCGGGCCCGAGCAGGTGCCCGAGGTGGGGGTCGACGACATCGCCGAGGTGGTCTCGCGCATCACCTCCATCCCCGTCTCCCAGCTCACCCAGGAGGAGCGCGAGCGGCTGACCGGCCTGGAGGAGCGCCTGCACCAGCGCGTGGTGGGCCAGGACGAGGCCGTGCGCGCGGTGGCCGAGGCGGTGCGCCGCTCCCGCGCCGGGCTCGCCTCGCCCGACCGGCCCATCGGCAGCTTCCTGTTCCTGGGGCCCACCGGTGTGGGCAAGACCGAGCTGGCCCGGGCCCTGGCGGAGGCGCTGTTCGGCTCCCAGGAGCGGATGGTGCGCTTCGACATGAGCGAGTTCCAGGAGCGCCACACCGCCGCCCGCCTGGTGGGGGCCCCGCCCGGCTACGTCGGCTACGAGGAGGCCGGCCAGCTCACCGAGGCCGTGCGCCGCCAGCCCTACACCGTCGTGCTGCTGGACGAGGTCGAGAAGGCCCACCCCGACATCTTCAACCTGCTGCTGCAGCTGCTGGACGACGGGCGGCTCACCGACGGCCAGGGGCGGACCGTGGACTTCCGCAACGTCGTGGTGATCATGACGAGCAACCTGGGCTCGGAGTTCGTCACCGGCGGCGGCCCGATCGGGTTCACCGGCGAGATGACGGGCGAACGCGGCACCCAGGACCGCATCATGGCGCGGCTGCGCGAGGAGTTCCGCCCGGAGTTCCTCAACCGCATCGACGAGATCATCGTGTTCAGCCCGCTCAGCGACGACCAGCTCGGGCGGATCACCCGGCTGCTGCTGGACGAGACCGAGCGCCGGCTGCACGCCCAGGACATCGGGATCGAGTTCACCGACACCGCCGTGCAGTGGCTCGCCGCCGCCGGCCACCAGCCCGAGTACGGCGCCCGGCCGCTGGCGCGCACCATCCAGCGCAGCGTGGGCAACCGGCTGTCGTCCATGCTGCTGGGCGGCGAGGTCGCCCCGGGCGACCGGGTCCTGGTGGAGGTCGGCGACGACGGCCTGGAGTTCGCCGTGGACCGGTCCCACCGCCGCATGGCGGAGTCGGCCGCCGGCCCGCCGCGCTGA